In Priestia megaterium NBRC 15308 = ATCC 14581, the following proteins share a genomic window:
- a CDS encoding CD3324 family protein, whose protein sequence is MTYVKATNILPEELISEIQKYIQGETIYIPKPQKEKRKWGTCSGGRKLIDERNERIKNLFEKGTSIEELAREYFLSTETIKKIVYKKQR, encoded by the coding sequence ATGACGTATGTAAAAGCAACAAATATTTTACCTGAAGAGCTGATTAGTGAAATTCAAAAATACATTCAAGGAGAAACCATTTATATTCCAAAGCCGCAGAAGGAAAAAAGAAAATGGGGAACTTGCTCTGGTGGAAGAAAGTTGATTGACGAGCGAAACGAACGGATTAAGAATTTGTTTGAAAAAGGAACTTCAATTGAGGAACTAGCCCGTGAATACTTTTTATCAACCGAAACCATCAAAAAAATTGTATATAAAAAGCAACGGTAG
- a CDS encoding YuzL family protein — protein MSKIKKDRSKSELGSPNVEGQGTTTSEQGVQSSSANKKQKRS, from the coding sequence ATGAGTAAAATTAAAAAAGACCGCTCAAAATCAGAGCTAGGTTCACCAAATGTAGAAGGACAAGGGACGACCACTTCTGAACAAGGTGTTCAAAGCAGTTCAGCTAACAAAAAGCAGAAGCGTTCATAA
- a CDS encoding class I SAM-dependent methyltransferase, producing MTTFNWHDQAQGEWNQKVSFWNSRSEEMWKNGSRKTVIPFIQKHLKKGALLADVGCGDGFGTSLLAASGYKAIGLDLSEEMIQKASQLHKSENLSFAQADIMKLPLSSESVEGVMVINALEWTEHPRLALKELHRVVKTGGYACVGILGPTAQPRTNSFQRLYGEDVICNTMMPWEFEQLAKENGWEVIDGEGVYKRNVTDKLIGQLPNELKQALTFLWLFMLKKQ from the coding sequence ATGACAACATTTAATTGGCATGATCAAGCTCAAGGCGAGTGGAACCAAAAAGTATCATTTTGGAATAGCCGAAGTGAAGAAATGTGGAAAAACGGAAGCCGGAAAACAGTGATTCCATTCATTCAAAAACATCTTAAAAAAGGCGCTTTGCTAGCAGACGTCGGCTGCGGTGATGGGTTTGGGACGTCTCTTCTAGCCGCTTCTGGATATAAAGCAATCGGTCTTGATTTATCAGAAGAAATGATTCAAAAAGCATCTCAACTGCATAAAAGTGAAAATTTGTCGTTCGCTCAAGCTGATATTATGAAGCTCCCGCTGTCTTCTGAATCAGTAGAAGGGGTTATGGTAATCAACGCCTTGGAATGGACGGAGCACCCGCGATTAGCTCTGAAGGAATTGCACCGAGTTGTAAAAACAGGAGGATATGCATGTGTAGGTATTCTTGGACCAACTGCTCAGCCTCGTACCAATAGTTTTCAAAGACTATATGGTGAAGACGTTATTTGCAATACGATGATGCCGTGGGAGTTTGAACAGCTTGCAAAAGAAAATGGATGGGAAGTAATCGATGGCGAAGGTGTATATAAGCGAAATGTTACAGATAAGCTGATTGGACAGCTCCCAAATGAATTAAAGCAAGCCTTAACGTTTCTATGGCTATTTATGCTCAAGAAACAATAA
- a CDS encoding GTP cyclohydrolase II, with protein MTVINQKVVSILKDKINVVKNEDHFIYIVGPITLPVNLDGETQVFSWYSWLRSDNVKEGSLSTEELIEKMQGANLADMQQSSVLVYGDFQESHEALIRMHSICHTGDIFGSKRCDCGFQLKQSMKMIVENGSGALFYLANHEGRGIGLFSKAMAYVLQENGFDTVEANEGLGFEDDTRSYSDAISVLKVLRQKPVTLITNNPKKLIALEKNGALLSGRVPLWGDVSQFNEKYLDTKVKRSGHLKEEVLL; from the coding sequence ATGACTGTGATTAACCAAAAAGTTGTTTCAATTTTAAAAGATAAAATTAACGTAGTAAAAAATGAAGACCATTTTATTTATATAGTAGGACCTATTACGCTTCCTGTGAATCTGGATGGCGAGACACAAGTATTTAGTTGGTATTCATGGTTGCGTTCTGATAATGTAAAAGAAGGATCTTTAAGTACGGAAGAGCTTATTGAAAAAATGCAAGGAGCTAATTTAGCTGACATGCAGCAATCTAGTGTTCTTGTGTACGGAGATTTTCAAGAATCGCATGAGGCACTCATTCGTATGCACAGTATCTGCCATACGGGAGATATATTCGGAAGCAAACGCTGCGACTGCGGTTTTCAATTAAAACAATCAATGAAAATGATCGTCGAAAATGGGAGCGGAGCGCTATTTTATTTAGCAAATCATGAGGGACGCGGCATTGGACTATTCAGCAAAGCAATGGCATACGTTCTTCAAGAAAACGGATTTGATACGGTAGAAGCGAATGAAGGGTTAGGATTTGAAGATGATACTCGCAGCTATAGTGATGCCATCAGCGTGTTAAAAGTGCTGCGCCAAAAACCGGTTACGCTGATTACCAATAATCCGAAAAAGCTAATCGCGCTTGAGAAAAATGGCGCACTTTTATCAGGGCGCGTTCCACTTTGGGGAGATGTATCGCAGTTTAATGAAAAGTATTTGGATACTAAAGTTAAACGTTCAGGACATTTAAAAGAGGAGGTTCTTCTTTGA
- a CDS encoding GntR family transcriptional regulator yields the protein MNNFDLHKPLPYYLQFYEKIKQMIVNGEYKPGQRINETQLAKAFGVSRSPIREAMRLLEKDGLLVADQKTGFIVYSLSPEDVEEIYQIRTALESLAIELCITRASDEELLFIEQLLDRTAEEIKQGAEDSRLIELNEHFHQLILQSSHNKHLKKQLDSVNVLIYFCRVLNFKGKGRAAEILDEHQQVFTFMKKRSLKAVEHMQKHLHHDLVHLQKRLNTKSD from the coding sequence ATGAACAATTTTGATTTACATAAGCCGTTACCATACTATCTTCAATTTTATGAAAAAATTAAGCAAATGATTGTGAACGGTGAATATAAACCGGGCCAGCGAATCAATGAAACCCAGCTAGCTAAAGCATTTGGGGTTAGCCGCTCTCCGATAAGAGAAGCAATGCGTTTATTAGAAAAAGACGGCCTTTTAGTTGCAGATCAAAAAACAGGCTTTATTGTTTATTCCCTGTCTCCTGAAGACGTAGAAGAAATTTATCAAATTCGTACGGCTTTAGAGTCTTTAGCCATTGAGCTGTGTATTACTCGCGCTTCTGATGAAGAGCTTCTTTTCATTGAGCAGCTGTTAGATAGAACCGCTGAGGAAATAAAGCAAGGAGCCGAGGATTCTCGACTTATTGAGCTAAATGAACATTTTCATCAGCTGATTCTTCAATCCAGTCATAATAAACATCTAAAAAAACAGCTCGATAGCGTAAATGTATTGATTTATTTTTGTCGGGTGCTTAATTTTAAAGGTAAAGGACGCGCTGCTGAGATTTTAGATGAGCATCAGCAAGTGTTCACCTTTATGAAAAAACGCAGTTTAAAAGCTGTTGAACATATGCAAAAACATTTACATCATGACCTTGTTCATTTACAAAAACGATTAAACACCAAAAGCGATTGA
- the ribD gene encoding bifunctional diaminohydroxyphosphoribosylaminopyrimidine deaminase/5-amino-6-(5-phosphoribosylamino)uracil reductase RibD yields the protein MINHEFYMNIALQNAKSTKGQTEPNPLVGSVIVNDNRIVGIGTHLKAGEPHAEIHALRMAGEQAKGATAYVTLEPCSHHGRTGPCAEALVEAGVKKVVIATLDPNPLVAGNGVEILENAGIEVITGVCEEESRQMNEVFNKYIVTKKPFVSLKSAITLDGKIATASSHSKWITSEEARLDVHQLRHETAGILVGVNTVIKDNPELTTRIEGGRSPIRIVMDSKLRMPLESKLATDSLAPTWIFTSQGYSKEKKEQLEKQGVEVFVTSGEDKVNLEDMLSILGEKFVSSLLIEGGGEVNAAFLENRLIDKLVLYMAPKLSGGKEAPTFLEGKGVEKMWDAVDVERLSVTSIGKDFKFVGYPVYK from the coding sequence TTGATCAATCACGAATTTTATATGAATATAGCTTTACAAAACGCAAAATCAACAAAAGGACAAACAGAGCCAAATCCGCTTGTAGGATCGGTCATTGTAAACGATAATCGAATCGTTGGAATTGGTACGCATTTAAAAGCTGGCGAACCGCACGCTGAAATTCACGCGCTGCGAATGGCTGGCGAACAAGCAAAAGGAGCGACTGCTTACGTAACGCTAGAGCCTTGTTCACACCACGGACGTACAGGTCCTTGTGCTGAAGCGCTAGTTGAAGCGGGTGTAAAAAAAGTGGTCATAGCAACTTTAGACCCCAATCCTTTAGTAGCAGGTAATGGGGTCGAAATTTTAGAAAACGCAGGCATTGAGGTTATAACAGGTGTATGTGAAGAAGAGTCACGTCAAATGAATGAGGTCTTCAATAAGTATATTGTAACGAAGAAGCCGTTTGTTTCATTAAAGTCAGCGATTACGTTAGACGGTAAAATAGCAACTGCTTCTTCTCACAGCAAGTGGATTACGTCTGAGGAAGCTCGTTTGGATGTACATCAGCTACGTCATGAAACAGCGGGTATCTTAGTAGGGGTGAATACGGTCATTAAGGACAACCCCGAACTGACAACTCGCATTGAAGGCGGCCGCAGTCCAATTCGTATTGTGATGGATTCAAAGCTGCGCATGCCGCTTGAATCTAAGCTAGCAACGGATTCTTTAGCTCCAACGTGGATATTTACAAGTCAGGGCTATTCAAAAGAAAAAAAAGAACAACTCGAAAAGCAAGGCGTCGAAGTATTTGTTACAAGCGGTGAGGACAAAGTAAATCTTGAAGATATGCTTTCTATACTAGGTGAGAAATTTGTGTCGTCTCTTTTAATTGAAGGAGGGGGCGAAGTGAATGCCGCATTCTTGGAAAATCGTTTAATTGATAAATTGGTGCTGTATATGGCTCCAAAGCTTTCAGGAGGAAAAGAAGCTCCTACTTTCCTAGAAGGAAAAGGCGTAGAGAAAATGTGGGACGCAGTGGACGTGGAGCGTCTTTCTGTGACGTCAATCGGCAAAGACTTTAAATTTGTTGGATATCCTGTTTATAAATAA
- a CDS encoding helix-turn-helix domain-containing protein, with protein sequence MREYRIGSVMRDLRKMAGLTQQELSRDICTQAQISKIENGEEYPSSITLYKISKRLGVDVNYFFDSVESPRLDYVDAVQSLIRQYIRQRDYDAIHNIIVKEKESPLFQNPLNKQFLMWHEGICVYYIHHNKEDALSKMYQAIELTKQSATFYKEREIEILNSIGIILYEEKEYEQALDTYQTALKSLNELPQTKDENIKIRILNALAKTLGDMSNYDESLIYSNRGIDLCISNESMYLFGELHYQAGESLIKLGKIEQGKEYMEKSMTIFTLQRNERFVKLVEKELEALFV encoded by the coding sequence ATGAGAGAGTATAGAATTGGGAGTGTTATGAGAGACCTTCGCAAAATGGCAGGGTTGACACAACAAGAATTATCAAGAGACATTTGTACACAAGCGCAAATCAGCAAAATTGAAAACGGTGAAGAATATCCATCAAGCATTACCCTCTATAAAATTTCTAAGCGCCTTGGCGTAGATGTTAACTACTTTTTTGATAGTGTAGAATCACCTCGACTTGATTACGTAGATGCGGTTCAATCATTAATTCGTCAATATATTCGTCAGAGAGATTATGATGCTATTCATAATATCATTGTAAAAGAAAAAGAAAGTCCGCTGTTTCAAAATCCGCTGAACAAGCAATTTTTAATGTGGCACGAAGGTATTTGCGTGTATTACATTCATCATAATAAAGAAGATGCGCTGTCTAAAATGTACCAAGCGATCGAGCTTACTAAGCAATCGGCAACGTTTTATAAAGAAAGAGAAATTGAAATTTTAAATAGCATTGGAATTATTCTTTATGAAGAGAAAGAGTATGAACAGGCTCTAGATACATATCAAACAGCACTCAAAAGCTTAAATGAGCTGCCCCAAACAAAAGACGAAAATATAAAAATTAGAATTTTAAATGCACTTGCCAAAACGCTTGGAGATATGAGTAACTATGATGAATCATTAATATATAGCAACCGAGGAATCGATTTGTGCATTAGTAATGAATCAATGTATTTATTTGGAGAACTTCATTACCAAGCAGGAGAGAGTTTGATCAAATTAGGTAAAATTGAACAAGGTAAAGAATATATGGAAAAGTCTATGACCATTTTCACCCTGCAACGAAATGAGCGATTCGTCAAGCTAGTAGAAAAAGAACTTGAAGCTCTATTTGTTTAA
- a CDS encoding DUF3892 domain-containing protein, whose amino-acid sequence MKERFVAVRKNADGDLLEFQTASGDVLAYEAALKKVEAGDVEHVSTFVGKDGGTYIRSIPDHDKTNNLDALPSF is encoded by the coding sequence ATGAAAGAACGTTTCGTTGCAGTACGTAAAAATGCAGACGGTGACCTCTTAGAATTCCAAACGGCTTCAGGAGACGTTTTAGCCTATGAAGCAGCGTTAAAGAAAGTAGAAGCCGGGGACGTTGAGCATGTGAGTACGTTTGTAGGGAAAGACGGCGGTACGTATATTCGCAGCATTCCTGACCATGACAAAACAAATAATCTCGATGCATTGCCATCGTTTTAA
- a CDS encoding AEC family transporter: protein MSSFNSQFLYSVTIILLGYILKRTNLLQQKDGEALARIIFNITMPCLIIVTFSSIKIDGSLILLLVIGIVYGLLLAAVGVFVFRKDERKVKGMLTMMIPGFNIGMFAYPLVEGIWGKEGLKYFGMFDVGNAFVIFVLCYVIGSYYSGDNIDIEFKKILYKVLKSMPLLTYVIICLLAIIGIHLPSYVLDVSGIISKANMPLSLLLLGVYLNFSFQKSYLKKIIMFLSIRYVIGLGVGIALFFLLPFEDMFRYTILVCFILPVAGSVLPYAVEFKYDQKFVGTVSNMTILLSFLLLWGMTNILM, encoded by the coding sequence ATGAGCAGCTTTAACAGTCAGTTTTTGTATTCCGTTACAATCATTCTATTAGGATACATACTAAAACGAACAAACCTCCTTCAGCAAAAAGACGGGGAAGCTTTAGCCAGAATTATTTTTAATATTACAATGCCTTGCTTGATTATTGTCACATTCAGCAGTATTAAAATTGATGGATCGCTTATCTTACTATTAGTTATTGGGATTGTCTATGGCTTGCTGTTAGCTGCTGTAGGGGTTTTTGTTTTTCGAAAAGATGAGCGAAAAGTGAAAGGCATGCTGACGATGATGATTCCAGGATTTAATATTGGAATGTTTGCTTATCCACTAGTAGAAGGTATCTGGGGAAAAGAAGGGCTTAAATACTTTGGTATGTTTGATGTCGGAAATGCCTTTGTTATTTTTGTTTTATGCTATGTGATTGGCAGCTACTACTCAGGAGATAATATTGACATTGAATTTAAAAAGATTTTATATAAAGTATTAAAATCAATGCCGCTTCTTACCTATGTAATCATTTGTCTTCTTGCGATTATAGGCATTCATTTACCATCATACGTATTAGACGTTTCAGGAATTATCTCGAAAGCGAATATGCCGCTCTCTCTTTTGCTTTTAGGCGTATATTTAAATTTCTCGTTCCAAAAAAGCTACTTGAAAAAAATTATTATGTTTTTAAGTATCCGCTACGTAATCGGACTCGGCGTAGGAATTGCGCTGTTTTTCCTGCTTCCATTTGAAGATATGTTCCGGTATACAATCTTAGTTTGCTTCATTCTACCGGTAGCGGGTTCAGTTTTACCTTACGCAGTAGAATTCAAATACGATCAAAAATTTGTCGGCACCGTGTCAAATATGACGATTCTGCTGAGCTTTTTGCTGCTGTGGGGAATGACAAACATTTTAATGTAA
- a CDS encoding FusB/FusC family EF-G-binding protein, which produces MEAFIRNDQYNFIKSQTQILINGHGTVNNSDVLQALKALAKEKVLNVFEVLSEEQEELLLSVAEVRNKEQAEVFLETIKPYVIPFKSFTEAGVKKLFPKVKKLKVPSADSIDLTSISYVSWIDKGSNRKFIVAQEPYTQKLKGIQGTFKPINQKGICTLCHSYEEVGMFTAEIKGTVQGTFTQRGNYICQDSEACNQNLLTLERLHDFILRLSK; this is translated from the coding sequence GTGGAAGCGTTTATAAGAAATGATCAATATAATTTTATCAAAAGCCAAACGCAAATTCTTATCAATGGGCATGGAACAGTAAACAATTCTGATGTGCTGCAGGCTTTAAAAGCTCTTGCAAAAGAAAAAGTATTAAATGTGTTTGAGGTTCTTAGCGAGGAACAGGAAGAATTACTGCTGTCAGTTGCTGAAGTTAGAAATAAGGAGCAAGCAGAGGTGTTTTTAGAAACAATAAAGCCTTACGTGATTCCATTTAAATCTTTTACAGAAGCTGGCGTGAAAAAGCTGTTTCCAAAAGTGAAAAAGTTAAAAGTTCCTTCTGCTGATAGCATTGATCTAACGAGCATTTCCTATGTCAGCTGGATCGATAAAGGCTCAAACAGAAAGTTTATCGTAGCGCAGGAGCCGTATACCCAGAAGTTAAAAGGCATTCAAGGAACGTTTAAACCTATCAACCAGAAAGGAATATGCACGCTTTGCCACAGCTACGAGGAAGTCGGTATGTTCACTGCTGAAATCAAAGGAACTGTTCAAGGGACATTTACACAACGAGGAAATTATATTTGTCAAGATAGCGAAGCATGTAATCAAAATCTGCTTACCTTAGAGCGGCTTCATGACTTTATATTAAGGCTCAGTAAATAA
- a CDS encoding winged helix-turn-helix transcriptional regulator, protein MDGLALCPRFEKAVTILTKRWTSLIIFQLLSGSQRFSQMQEALPVSGRLLSERLKELEHEGIVIRTVIPETPVRIEYSLSDKGLALAPVIQEIQTWSSEWITKEEVE, encoded by the coding sequence ATGGACGGTTTAGCACTCTGCCCACGTTTTGAAAAGGCTGTTACTATACTAACGAAACGTTGGACGAGTTTGATCATTTTTCAGCTACTTTCCGGCTCACAGCGGTTTTCTCAAATGCAAGAAGCACTTCCAGTAAGCGGAAGGCTCTTATCCGAGCGCTTAAAAGAATTAGAGCATGAAGGAATCGTCATTCGTACAGTTATTCCGGAAACTCCTGTTCGAATCGAGTATTCATTATCCGACAAAGGATTAGCACTAGCGCCGGTAATTCAGGAAATTCAGACATGGTCCAGTGAGTGGATTACAAAAGAAGAAGTGGAATAA
- a CDS encoding MFS transporter: MQKSKLWTKDFLAVSLTSFFVFVIFYMLTVTLPLFATDELHASKQSLGLIVTIFLVSGIVFRPLAGKWMTTLGQKKVLLIGVFIFLIGSILYMNIHSLSALLLLRVLHGIGFGMSTTATGAIVANVIPEQRKGEGMGYYATFMNLAMVVGPFVGLTLTNTLSHTAVFTVAVVSSVLAVLCSLVLRVPDVQASSATNEIQPAKGLAAFFEYRSLPISVAGLVVAFSYASVISFVSMYAKEMGFTQASSFFFVVYAVCLLASRPFTGKWFDQYGENSVVYPSILSLAIGIFLLSQATTSWVFLLAGALIGLGFGTITSSFQSIAVKKASPHRRGVATATFFVFFDSGMGLGSFLLGILSTAAGYKGMYVFCSVVALLAIAVYLVLHGRKSQKQRIISQNESLGK, translated from the coding sequence ATGCAGAAATCGAAATTATGGACAAAAGATTTTTTAGCGGTCTCATTGACCAGCTTTTTTGTTTTTGTCATTTTTTATATGTTAACTGTCACATTGCCGCTGTTTGCAACAGATGAACTTCATGCAAGTAAACAAAGCCTAGGGCTAATTGTGACAATCTTTTTAGTGTCCGGTATTGTGTTCAGACCGCTAGCCGGTAAGTGGATGACAACATTAGGACAAAAGAAAGTACTATTAATAGGTGTCTTTATCTTTTTAATTGGTTCTATTTTATATATGAATATTCACTCATTATCTGCGCTGCTGCTGCTGCGTGTGCTTCATGGTATTGGTTTTGGAATGAGCACAACTGCTACAGGAGCAATCGTTGCAAATGTAATCCCAGAACAGAGAAAAGGAGAAGGGATGGGGTACTATGCGACGTTTATGAACTTAGCGATGGTAGTAGGTCCGTTTGTAGGCTTAACGTTAACAAATACTTTGAGTCATACAGCGGTCTTTACCGTTGCGGTTGTATCTTCTGTTTTAGCAGTATTATGCAGTCTAGTACTTCGTGTACCTGATGTCCAAGCTTCTTCTGCAACAAATGAAATACAGCCAGCCAAAGGTCTTGCGGCGTTTTTTGAATACCGTTCGCTGCCTATTTCTGTTGCTGGCCTTGTGGTAGCTTTTTCATATGCAAGTGTTATTTCGTTTGTGTCTATGTATGCAAAAGAAATGGGCTTTACGCAAGCCTCAAGCTTTTTCTTTGTTGTATACGCGGTGTGCTTATTAGCTTCTAGACCTTTTACTGGAAAATGGTTTGATCAATACGGAGAAAACAGCGTGGTATATCCGTCCATTTTATCTTTAGCTATCGGTATCTTTTTACTTAGCCAAGCGACAACAAGCTGGGTGTTTTTATTAGCTGGAGCATTGATTGGATTAGGCTTTGGAACGATTACATCAAGTTTTCAATCCATTGCTGTAAAAAAAGCTTCTCCTCATCGCCGAGGTGTCGCCACAGCTACGTTTTTTGTGTTTTTTGACTCTGGAATGGGTTTAGGGTCCTTTTTATTAGGCATTTTATCTACAGCAGCCGGGTATAAAGGAATGTATGTATTCTGTTCTGTTGTTGCTCTTTTAGCTATAGCAGTATACCTTGTATTGCACGGTCGAAAAAGCCAGAAACAGCGCATTATTTCTCAAAATGAATCATTAGGAAAATAA
- the zwf gene encoding glucose-6-phosphate dehydrogenase yields MESLTFVLFGATGDLAKRKIFPALYNLFTDKKLPDAISIIGSGYEQMSHEDFKERVKQSINDFSRRKMESNEEDFLSLFHYQAVDASKTEDYEQLLKLVNEQETTHGSKGNRLFYLSVAPEYFDVIALHIKKSGLDQTSGWKRLMIEKPFGHDLVSARELNEKLTSTFKEEEIYRIDHYLGKPMVQNLEALEFTNPVLQSLWNNKHIANVQITASETVGVENRAGYYDHTGAIRDMIQNHMLQLLMMTAMHLPKRICSENILEEKQKVMESLRKIQAKEVARDVVRGQYGSGEIDHKSVRGYKEEPGVEADSNNDTFVAARLWIDNPFWKGVPFYIRTGKRMKEKSTRIVVEFKDSLKGLYETPYDKVAPNLFIIEISPSENVALQLNSKNPLKNGVIEPVRITFSREEESVPEAYERIIYDALIGDSTFFAHWKEVELSWQWVQPVLDAFEADMLPLYEYPSGSQGPEEAQELVEQEGFKWWLDDDEHGEAPGVFLPI; encoded by the coding sequence GTGGAGTCCTTAACTTTTGTTTTATTTGGCGCAACGGGTGATTTAGCAAAAAGAAAAATCTTTCCCGCTCTTTATAATTTATTTACAGACAAAAAGCTCCCTGATGCTATTTCTATTATTGGATCGGGGTACGAGCAGATGTCTCATGAGGATTTTAAAGAGCGTGTAAAGCAATCTATAAACGATTTTTCGAGACGGAAAATGGAAAGTAACGAAGAAGATTTTTTGTCCCTGTTTCATTATCAAGCAGTAGACGCAAGCAAAACAGAAGATTACGAACAGCTGCTGAAACTTGTGAATGAGCAAGAAACAACTCATGGAAGTAAAGGAAATCGTTTGTTTTATTTGTCCGTAGCACCCGAATACTTCGATGTAATTGCTCTGCATATAAAAAAAAGCGGCTTGGATCAAACCAGCGGCTGGAAGCGTCTTATGATTGAAAAGCCGTTTGGACATGATCTTGTTTCAGCAAGGGAGCTTAATGAAAAGCTAACCAGTACTTTTAAAGAAGAAGAAATTTATCGAATTGATCATTATTTAGGTAAACCGATGGTACAAAATTTAGAAGCACTTGAATTTACGAACCCCGTGCTGCAATCGCTGTGGAATAATAAACACATTGCAAATGTCCAAATTACGGCAAGTGAAACAGTCGGTGTTGAAAATCGTGCAGGGTATTATGATCATACGGGGGCCATACGCGACATGATTCAAAATCATATGCTACAGCTTCTCATGATGACAGCTATGCATCTTCCAAAACGAATTTGCTCAGAAAACATTTTAGAAGAAAAGCAAAAAGTAATGGAGTCACTGAGGAAAATTCAAGCGAAAGAAGTAGCTCGCGATGTTGTACGAGGGCAATACGGAAGCGGAGAAATCGATCACAAATCTGTTAGAGGATACAAAGAAGAGCCTGGCGTAGAAGCAGACTCTAACAATGATACGTTTGTGGCAGCACGTTTATGGATTGATAATCCATTTTGGAAAGGCGTTCCTTTTTATATTCGAACGGGCAAACGAATGAAAGAAAAATCAACTCGCATCGTCGTAGAATTTAAAGATTCTTTAAAAGGTCTGTACGAAACTCCTTATGACAAAGTAGCACCAAACTTATTTATTATTGAAATTAGTCCAAGCGAAAACGTCGCTTTGCAGCTTAACAGCAAAAATCCATTAAAAAATGGTGTTATTGAGCCGGTTCGTATTACGTTTTCAAGAGAAGAAGAAAGTGTACCGGAAGCATATGAACGAATTATTTACGACGCATTAATCGGCGACTCTACATTTTTTGCTCATTGGAAAGAAGTAGAGCTATCTTGGCAGTGGGTGCAGCCTGTATTAGATGCATTTGAAGCTGACATGCTGCCGCTTTATGAATATCCATCGGGTTCACAAGGTCCTGAAGAAGCCCAGGAATTAGTTGAACAAGAAGGCTTTAAGTGGTGGCTTGATGACGATGAACATGGGGAAGCACCTGGAGTGTTTTTACCTATTTAA
- a CDS encoding tartrate dehydrogenase, with amino-acid sequence MKTLKIANIPGDGVGKEVVPEAVRVLHTIADLHGGLKFEFTEFPWSCDYYLKYGQMMPEDGLKQLQHFDGIFLGAVGNLNLVPDHVSLWGLLIKIRREFQQVINIRPAKRLKGIASPLMNPNDFDLIVVRENSEGEYSEVGGRIYQGEDQISIQNAVFSRKGTERAMRYAFELASKRKAKVTSATKSNGIVHSMPFWDEVFQDVAKSYPHIETDSQHIDALAAFFVTNPSRFDVIVASNLFGDILTDIGAAIMGSIGVAPAANINVNGKYPSMFEPVHGSAPDIVGKGIANPIGQIWTAKMMLDHFGEQEVGSHLLEVIEQVTESGIITPDVGGSATTSEVTDQIISHLKK; translated from the coding sequence ATGAAAACGTTAAAAATAGCGAACATACCAGGAGATGGAGTAGGAAAAGAAGTTGTGCCGGAGGCGGTTAGGGTCCTTCATACGATTGCAGATCTTCACGGGGGGTTAAAATTTGAATTTACAGAATTTCCTTGGAGCTGTGATTATTATTTAAAGTACGGACAGATGATGCCGGAAGATGGGCTAAAGCAGCTTCAACACTTTGACGGAATTTTTTTAGGAGCCGTAGGAAATTTAAATCTTGTGCCAGATCACGTGTCGCTATGGGGTCTGCTCATTAAGATTCGTCGAGAATTTCAGCAGGTAATTAATATTCGTCCAGCCAAGAGGTTAAAAGGCATTGCATCTCCACTAATGAACCCAAACGATTTTGATTTAATTGTTGTTCGTGAAAATAGTGAAGGAGAATACAGTGAAGTAGGAGGCCGGATTTATCAAGGAGAAGATCAAATTTCTATTCAAAATGCGGTTTTTTCTCGAAAAGGAACAGAACGAGCGATGCGCTACGCATTTGAATTAGCTTCTAAAAGAAAAGCAAAAGTTACAAGCGCAACTAAGTCAAATGGAATTGTTCATTCCATGCCGTTTTGGGACGAAGTGTTTCAAGATGTTGCCAAGAGTTATCCTCATATTGAAACAGACTCACAGCACATCGATGCGCTGGCGGCTTTTTTCGTTACAAATCCAAGTCGTTTTGATGTCATTGTGGCAAGCAATTTATTTGGAGATATTTTAACAGATATCGGAGCTGCTATTATGGGAAGTATTGGCGTTGCTCCTGCTGCAAACATTAATGTGAACGGAAAATATCCTTCGATGTTTGAACCGGTACACGGGTCTGCTCCTGATATTGTCGGAAAAGGAATTGCAAACCCAATCGGACAGATTTGGACGGCTAAAATGATGTTGGATCATTTTGGTGAACAAGAAGTAGGCAGTCATTTATTAGAGGTTATCGAGCAAGTGACAGAATCGGGCATCATTACACCAGATGTTGGAGGCAGCGCAACTACTAGTGAAGTAACGGATCAAATTATTTCTCATTTAAAGAAGTGA